The Paroedura picta isolate Pp20150507F chromosome 2, Ppicta_v3.0, whole genome shotgun sequence sequence TGTAAGGCGGTTTTCCatacatttcaaaatattttaaaatgttaaaactctctctctctctctctctctctctctctctctctctctctctctctctctctctcaatctctctcccctcttatttctctctctcccctccctccctttcatttTAGGTCCTTTCTGTTCTTGgttcaaaggtggtttgagaAATCAACCAAACCAAAAATGATCAAAACGCAAGAGAATGGCGATGGGCCAATGGTGGAGCCAGAAGGAACGTGAGTGGCTGCAAGAACAGTATTCTGGGGGCATGTTCACATGTGGGTCTCTCTTCATGGCTATAGTATTCTGCTCCATAGTTCAGTTCCCGTGTGGGTCCAAGGCAGCATCACTGAAAGAATCACAAAGCAGGTTTcttgagttgttgttgtttttaaatcaagGAAGTGCTAATCTTTCTCTGGAAGTAGAAGATTAACAGGGGAGGTTGAAATAGTAGGCCAGACTCTTGAAACAAGCCCATTTACAAACGTAATTATAGAGAGGCTGGGATGAGAAGCTGGGTAAGCCGCCTGCTGTGGATTTTATGGGAACAATTGTCAACAAGGGGAAGTACTCGTAGTAAAGACATGGCCGGAAGGAACCCAAGAAATCCTTAGCCGTCTTTCAGAGATGAAGCTCTCTGCATGCATGTTATCACTCCTCTGCCCGTCTGTGTCTCAAGGGAAATTAAAGGACAGGAAGAGATCGCCAATCAGAGTGCTGGAAGGGAGACAGCAACCGGCAAACAAAGTTGTtgatctcttttaaaaaaaaacttatgctAAAACTAAATAAGATTTTTACAGGGCAatccctaaacagaattacactagggatgtgcacctcagcTTGGCCCAGAcgccttggcaatcaccaaagccagAGGTATGCgtcatggcgctggcctcctatgcgtcacctcgggcttcggtgattgccgaagtcaatgagcttacaagggtgtaagtctgtttaggactgcactgctccCCCACAGAAGAAGTAAGGACAGTCAGTCTTCCCGATATGGCCCTAAAAGAACATTACAATCTTcaaataccaacatgttggtggaCCCTGGCCCAACAGAAGTGGCCCCAACCAGAGTCAGGGGCTTCTTAGTcgtggctccaacctggtgggatcAGTTGCCAGCCAAGATCCGGGCCCTGATAGAACTACTTATGTTCCACTGGGCCTATCAAACGGCgtcattccaccaagcttatggtcAAGACCAAAACAAGTCAATAAAATCACAcaggcctccttccttccctgccgaAATCATACCTGGAGAAGAAGCGGGAAAACAGAGCAGGgggtatttattgttttaaattgtatattaaaTTGAATTTTAATCTACTGTTTGCCACCCTGAGCAGAGGAAGggggtctataaatttaataataaatacattggtAAAAACCTTTCAGCTTTTCTTTTTTGATTTTTCTTCAGATCAGCGCTGCAGCCTGCAGTTTCTGCACGGATCCCTCATAATCGAAGAAAACGGAGACCTGGAGTCATGATGGAGGGAGGCTTACGAGACGCAGCTAAATAGGGGTTTGTAAATAAAGGAGAATAAGGTGTGGCGACACCAGCCGAGTGTTGCTTTCCTTCTATTTCGAAGGAATTGTGGCCGGGCTTGCAGAGGAATGGCAGAGGAAAGGAGCTTTTGCTGCTCCAATCTCTTCCCCGAGGCCTCCCCCATGCAGTAGGAAGGGCAGACGGCTGCAATCTTTCTAACTGTAGGCTCAAAAGCCTATAATTTTAAGTGGGAAAGAAGCTAGGAGAGTGATGTGGAATCATCACGGGGAAATAAGGCACAGGTGTGAAGCATACGCCTCGTTTGCATCCAAGGTTTGATGGCAGCGCTGAGAAGCAACTGGCAAGGGTGGTCTAGAGCAGTGATCCCAActcctggtctggggaccggtaccggtccacagACCAGTTGgtaccgcagctcctcctcatcttcctccccggttgctgccttgggggctgccctgccactctgccaccagttcacctttggtgctccagcggctgccatggctggggctccccctcagcatgcaCTGCGCAGCTGGCACAGTGGGCGGCGGGAGGTcagggcgctggcaggaaagcaagtggagcaggggtcaggctgcagcggcgacatccctccctcagcaaaagactcccccccccccgggcctcagtaaaattgtcaagcattgatcggtccccagtgataaaaaggttggggaccactggtctagagcagtggtccccaatctttttatcaccgggaaccagttgtcaggatcagtcccctgctctctgccatgtctgaACCAACCGAACCAGAGAGACTCCGTCTTTGTGTGGGTGTGACCTCTGTTGCTTTTCTCATGTGACCGTTATGCTTATGACTCTGCAGCATTCCTTTTGATCCTCTGTCCTCCCTTTGATCCCCCTCCCTAGCTTTTCACagtgcatgttctccctgctgtgatactttgttaccagtgcccctgtaaacatcttatgtGCAACTTGAGGCACCGAGTTGACCAAGGCCGCGCCAACAGAGAccctttggcaggaagcccagaatggcacctgggtgggggatgacacccctccccttgggaatgggtctggtttaggcgggagaattgtactgataactgcttgcttcccGACTTCAGATTTTttattcagatctacttccaattaaagctttctttctatagaagccttgttgtgagttttgtctgcctctgacaccagtcaacgcttgacaattttactgaggtctgggggaggggcccgggggggttgggaggggaagccgcggccgctggcatggtggcggcgcaaacacgcatacgcggactgccgcgcacgcacgtttgcgcccctaccgggcgcaaacacgcgtgcgcggcagtccgcgcatgcgcatttgcactggggctgccgccctctccacccactatGCCGCAGCAGTCCACAGCAAGCGGAAGATTGCAGACCGCTGGGCTAAGAGGCTGCACAAAGTCATTTACTTCCAACACATGTCTCCTCAGTTTTCTCTCCACCGTTtgtgtggaggagaggggggagaggggtaacatgatgatctcctctagaacaggggtagtcaacctgtggtcctccagatgtccatggactacaattcccatggactacaattccctgcatttgctggcaggagctcatgggaattgtagtccataaacatctggaggaccacaggtcggctacccctgctctagaaggttCTTGTCAGAATGAGCAGGCTAAAGGTTTAAATCATGAACAAGAatgagtctgaggaagggtgcttgcacttgaaagctcccaccttggatcaatctttgtcggtcttaaaggtgcccctgctggactctgattttattgtgctccttcagaccaacacggcgccTCATTTGAAAGAGTGAGTATGCACTTCCAAGGCTGTGTTCAGGTTGGCAACAGGTCCCAAACTTAGCCTGACAGAAATAACCTGCGAGGAACGGTTGTCTCAGGGCTTATGGTGAGAAATGAGCCGGGGAAACCCACTCTCCTCCACTGGAGAAGGTGAACGCTGACAGTAGCTCTGTGCAGACTCACGAGTGGTGGGAAAACAAGAGTTCTTTGAATCTAAACAAGATGACGCAGTGGCAAAGCCACTTCCCTTGCTCTCAAGTAtcagaaaaggagaggagaatcaactGTGCTTCACtttaaaagagattttaaaaacccCAGCTCCCAGCCAGGACACAGTTTAAGATCAGGGGTCGTCCTTGTGTTCAAGAGGCATGAAGTTCAGCGTTCTGACTCTCGGCCTTTTCTGCTTCCACTTTGAATCCTGCGTCGGTAAGTGAGATCCTGTGCTTTTTTGGCTGCAATCCACTTGCAATACTTGTTCAGAGTTAAATGGCCAGTGGTCACCAGAGGGACAGCTAAGAGGCGGATTTTTAGAAATTTGCATGCCCACTCATACAAAGATGAGCTGATGTTAAACACATAAAACCCTGCTTACAACTTTTATTGTcgaatgaatattttaaaaactagcaaCAGCACAAATGGCCTTTTCCGCATTCATTTCTCTAGAGGATTTTGTTTGCTGGTTTGTTTTTGCACATGTTGtccttttattgggggggggggaaggtgggatCGTATCGCCTGACTGTGACATGGGAACCCTCCTCAGCTTCTCacaggccttgaaagcccctcgctGGGCTCACCATAAGacagccatggctggatggcacttcagtaataatattttatttatttatttatattgatttaGCTTTgtttttatagactgcccctcccagcaagcaggcTAGGGGAAGTTCACATTGTCCATCATCCAATACAGTGTATTATTAAaattacagttaaaacaataataaaaccttgCAGTGTTCCATCTTCTTCCCTCTCATTCTAGTTCAGGTTTCAGTTTTGTGGTACGAaccccctggagatgagtggagggggggggtctgtagaTTTGGTTGGCTAAATTACCTtgctggcggaacagctccgtcttgcaaaTCCTGTGGAACTTTGGTTGTTCCGTCAGGGCCCGGATCTCGGTTGGCAGctttttccaccaggctggggccttgTCAAAAAGGCAACCTTCtttcaggtcagggaccaccaacatattAGTGTTTGATCTCAAGTTTCTTCTGGGGGCATACGGGGAGATTACTTCTTTAAGGAAAGCCATTTAATGCAGGTTGTGTGCACTTGTTGTCATGGTTTCCTAACAGGAGTGTCCTTGCTACCTTTGAGGTATTTATTTCGTTAAATGAGTAGCCTGCATAGGGACACACAAAGCTACTTTATGCTGAATTAGACCCCTGGTCCATTgaggtcagaattgtctactcaaacGGGCAGAAGCCCTCCAAGTTCTCAGGTTGAGGCCTTTCCATGACCTCCTACTGGAGCCCTTTCAGTGGAGACgcccgggattgaacctgagacacGCATGCAAAGCAGAGCCTCTTCCACTGCACCGCAGCCTCTCACGTAGGGCTTCTGCCTGATTATTTTGAAGCACCGTTTTTGAGTAGattatatataaacatttaaaaaatacaactgttttttctttctttcacaaaaACAACCTCAATTGACGCTCAGAAGTTTAAATCTGAGAAGCAGGCGGAACTAGAACATTGGAAATATTTGGAATCTGCCACAGAACCAGGCTGTGATCCCAGAATTTGAGCATTCATTTCTTTATATCTGTCGCCCCAGCAAAGACCTAAAGTGGCTGACCTCGTTCTTGTCTCCTTCCCTTTATCCTCACCATAGCACTGTGAGGGAGCTTGGCCTGAGAGCCCATGACGGGCCCAAGCTCAGCCAGCAAGCATCCACGGCACGTCTAAGGATTCAAACTAGGCTTGTTTgcttcggctgccaaagtggccgttcgacCCCGAAGTGGTCAGCGCTGCAGCAGGGAGGGGAATCAATTTCTGATTGACGAATACTGTTTCTGCTTTGGTGGGCAATCTCCTTCCATTTCTgagtgagaaagggaaggggaaatggcATTGAATGATGCTGCGTCGTCACTTCCGAGTGGGAATTTCCCTGTTCTGTGttatttaccatagagtttagggaaattcctagagtctCAGGCAaactggtgacatcacttcttggtactcacctggaagtgacatggcagCATCGCATGCTGCTGTTTTTGCTAGTCTCGGGATGGGCTGGTAGCCCCTaggtcagggtagtcaaactgcggccctccagatgtccatggactacaattcccatgagcccctgacagcattcactggagggccgcagtttgactacccctgccctaggtgcCTACGAACGACCTCATGGAACTGTGCCAATTTGAACCGTAATTACACTGTGCTTATTACTGCCTAATACAAATCCTGGTCTACCATTAATCAGTACTATGATAAAAGAGCATTTTAtttgtgcaattttttttccagttgatgGCAGCTGCCCATCCTGCCCAAATCCATGTCAAGGTAGGTTTCATTTTGTGTACTTTGAGTGGACTGACCTAGAAACCTAAAGTTCATTACTAGAAGCCCCCAGAAGCTGAAATGTTTTGGAGAAACATATGTGATATCTTGATCCTGCCCCAAATAGAGGTCCTTCGGGCATTCCAGATCCGTAGGCCTCCAGCCAGGGGAGCCCACTGCTTGTCATAGGGATCAATGGGGATCAAGGCCGCCATAGCACGGCTCCTGAAGAGGCTGATGGATTTCCAAGGACCCTGGCATTTGACTGCTGCAGCCGTAGATTTCCAAAAAGGCAGAGCAGAGAAGCAAGAAGACTCTTCTGTCTTCTGCCGGAGTTCTTAGGTTTTCTGCCTATCAGTCTTAGGTCTGACCTAAAATGTCCAGTCCAAGTGAGTGCAAAATGTTTAGGTTCTGGATAGGATATTTGCCAGCTGATAAAACATAAGCGTAATGAACAACTTATTAGCTAGCAAGAACACAGCCTCCAGCTTCCGTGTCTAGCAACACCAAATTGCAGATCTCTTCTGTTCTCAACCAGGAGTGCCCTTCTGGTTGTCATTGGCTTATTTTGCCCTAGAACCAGAATAATAAACTCAGCCTGTTTCTCTtacaacgaagaagaagagttggttcttatatgccgcttttgtctaccaggaatctcagagcggcttacattcacctttcctttcctctccccacagcagacaccctgtggggtgggtgaggctgagagagccctgagattcctgctcggtcagaacagctttatcagtgccgtggcgagcccaaggtcacccagatgactgcatgtgggggagcagggaatcaaacccggctctcccgtTTAGAAGGCACCACTATTCCAAGTTGGCATTACACTATAGAAATATGGGCTTTGGGCAGCAGGTTTTCAAGTTTCAATTTCAGCTGGTTGCCAGGTCAGTGGAAGAGACAGGGAAACTTTCACTGGAATTGGTTAGCCTCCGGAAGATGCCAGCGTCCTTGGCTACATGTGTCCTGTGCTGTAGTGCCATCCTCAGCAGAGATAAACCCTTCTACTTCCATGAGAGTTAGGGTCCTGGTAGCTGATTCTGCATCCTGCAGTCTGCCATGGGAATGTGATGCCATTTGAAAAGTTGTCTTTAAAGTTTTGGAAATGCCATGGCTATTCAGCCCTTTGTGGAACTATggtgtggggcaggggtagtcaaactgtgtggggcaggggtagtcaaactgcggccctccagatgtccatggactacaattcccatgagcccctgccagcaaaagtgggGGATTGGGGCTCCTAGAAAACAGTGTATAGGGAAGAGCTGtctaagattgccagctctggattaggaaatacctggtgattttagggggtggggcctggagtgggcagggtttATGGAAGGGCAGGACCCCAGCAGGTTATACCTTccaagtccaccttctaaagcagacTTCTTTGGCTGGAGATCAACCGTAAtggtgggaggttggcaacctgagaaGGGCCTCAACTCCCATGTTGCAGTGCCCAGCAGTAGTACACTCACATAGCATtcttaaaagtttttttaaaagatctaaaATGGTGGCACATCCCTCTGGCAGACTTCAGGATGTGATATCATGTAGGTCAGCCCTTGCAAGGGTGTGACTCTACTTTCGTTGACATACCTGTCCTGAGTCCTATGAAAAAAAGACAGAAATCATTATTGAATTCCCCTTGGCTTTATGGTTCCCTTTTCCAGAGATGCTGTCATTTCCTTTCAAAACGTTTGCCTATATTTCCGACAGTGTCTTTTCTCTCACACACTGTTGACCTTTTCCTCAAGCGAACCACAATGTGTCTATTCCTGAGGCGATGGATGGATTTTCCAGAGGAGCGGTGACATTTCATTGCCCCTTGACTGAGGGTACCGTCGGCTTCCACATGAAGCTGCTCAAGGGACGCAACAGAGAAGAATTATGTTCCTTCTATGCGGAGCACAGAAAAGAAAAGTCCAGCACAGAGTCTTGTAATCCGGTGTTTTCTGATAACCAAGTCTCGTTTGAACTCAGAAATTCAAGCACTGAAGTCGATACGTATATTTGCTGCTTAGAAAGTCTCGTCCCAACTTACAGTTGCTGCGTTACAAGGGAAACCAATCTCTATCTATATATCCACAACCCCCAAAGTAAGTTgatattctcctctccttttgtcATGATCTGTACATTAAGCAATTTATGAGCTAAAGCACTAGAAAACAAATGCCAGGATTTGCATTCCTGTCCAATTGGGAGGGATTGTACTAAACTCCTTTCCATAAAACAAGCAAAACATCAACAGTAAAAACCCAGCATACAAGGATTAATCTTTATTGAAATGAATAGAGACTTCTTTCTTCTGGGTTTTCTAGACCAGAGTCCAGTATACACTTGGAGAccaaggggcatttcccacggcttaaaaatagcacaatggttgccgattgaaaacgctactaatttgccataacgcacgacgtcgtcaacaatctgcaacaatcctgaaaccgacccgccaaaagcgcttcgttgtggcgctttcaggggaatccagaaaactggattcaccctccggatagcgatacactcctgcaaccaatctgcaacaatagcgctaaagacctgtgcgttaccattgtagctggttcttcaaagtccctccccctggatctctcctccaaacttccggcgaagcgatcgccatttttttttctcggagcgagcggggataaacgcaccggcgagcctctttctgtttagaggcttccctggcttcagtccttcacctttagtcactaagcacaaaccacttaaaagcccgtttgctgaaataaagtccctttattttttacacataaattcagccgaaaatcgagcccgtgagaaggggggggggaatttttttttatcactcgaggcagcgtgccaacgatcatacaatcaaacgatagatcacattaggcagctggatgggtctctccagtgcaaggaatctacgtagattcgttgctatgggtctgtttttttttaaaaaaaagctttcttaaagggaaaggggctgtttgggagcatgctaacggctgcccattggctgcttgacggccaggggcgggacaagcttggcaatagcgcttcctttctagcgatttctgccgagaccggaagcctgtgggaaacgctaaaaaaacgcaactgattccactacaaagccaggtgtgcaaaacgacgaattccactattttaaatggcgatttttcattccgcaaacaatttgcaacaaagatcgccgtgggaaatggccccaagaatttttttttaacaataagctttggagagtcacagCTCTCTTCGTTAGATACAAAAGATCTTGTCTACACCAGGAGGGGTAACATGATTCTCTGTCCAGTTAGTACAACCACGGCTTTAGGAAAAATTATGTGTGACTTTGTTGCCCTGAGTGCTACTAGCTATCTGATTGGATAGTGCCTGTGACATCACTTATGAAAATGGGCACAGTCTGCACACATCATAACCCCGGCCTGCAAAGACTTCCCTTTTTAAGCACCATTGATTCAAAGTTTGATTGGTCTGAGTtgcacaataaaagcagagtccagtagcacctttaagaccaacaaagatttattcagggcgggagctttcgagtgcaagcactctttgtcagactatgaactgactggTATCATGAGCAATACATGAGTTAGGCAACATCTGTTTTTCCTAACCTGtagtgaaggacaagctgaaAGGAGGTGGGGGGAGTGTATCCAAGATGTAGCCCCAGCAGTGTGTTGTCAGGTTCTTGcagggtctggctttggcacaagcctcgACTACTGAGCAGTACTGCTGCAGTGGGCCAGCCTGAGGGGTGGGGTCCCGCCATCCCAAACAactaggaaaggggagaaacCGTGAGGGGTAGGAAAGGAAGACAAGActgaggggaaagaggaagatgagGCGGGTGGGAGGGACACAAAgaaagcagggaaggggagggaaggccaagGTCGCAGGGGGAAGAAGATATGGTTGCTTTCCTTCTGGGACTTCTCGTGAGGAATCACCAGCTGACCGTTCTGGGTCATCAACCTCAGGAAAGAATCATAAACGTGTAACGAGGCAGCATTCGAAAGATAGctacacccccccccgccccatcctaAACTTCTATTTGGATGTCAATTCTACTATTAAAATATATCTGTCAAGCTACTGTGATTTCAGCTTGTGGAGTAAAAgaacccacctgaatctcaaGTGTTGTAATCAAAGTACCTCATTTCCATTTTGTTgggctaaatcaggggtagtcaaactgcggccctccagatgtctgtggactacaattcccaggagcccctgccagcaaatgcttctgggaattgtagtccatggacatctggagggccgcagtttgactacccctgggctaaagggTCAGCTGGTGAGGAGCTTTTTAAGGAGTTCTGACGCCATGCCCACTGCACTCCTGGGCTTCCGGGCCTTGATGCCCAACCTGGGTTGATCCCCTGACTGTCGGCATATTCATCGGAGGGAAATCATGGACAGTCTGTATGGGCTCGTCTGTTTGTTCCAAATGGGCCGGGCTTTGCTTCCTGCACTTCTGGCTCTCTGCTAATGCGCTGAGTTGGGCGCACCAGATGCTGTCATCTGACACTGAAAAGCCTCGTCATGAAGGAACCGTGCTTGGCACATGTTAGCGATCTAGACCTAGAACATTTGAAATGGGCTTGCGTTTATATATGGCTAGTTCTCACTGTGTTACATTTCGTACTGATCTGTTCAGTCCTGACTCCTGAACTTCCTAGTGCTGCAGTGGGAAATAACTACCCTCTGCGGCATTTGCCTTCATACGTGCAGAGAAGCTACTCACAGACACCAGAAATGTCTAGCAGCTTTGGAGAAGGAGACATCTCCTATCAGCTCCATTTGAACCAATCCTATATAATTCCTTGAGagtcctggaagggattcccCAATGGGTGGGAATTCACCACAGTGTGGTGATCGCCAAGGTGCTCATCCCTATTAGAGACACCCCCTCACAGGCCTTCGAGTATCCCGGCTGCAGCCACAAACAGGCCTCAAGTCCTCATTCTGCACACGATTTTTGTTTTCTAGGCCAAGATTCGAAAGAGTGCTTCTTATCGGAATTTACATCCTGGACTCTGGTTGTCCTCACTGCTTGTTCCACGGTCAGCTTCATCTGCTGCTTCCTGTTCTGTTGCCTCCGGGTCACGGTTAGTGATTCCCACAGCCTCCTCC is a genomic window containing:
- the LOC143828500 gene encoding uncharacterized protein LOC143828500: MKFSVLTLGLFCFHFESCVVDGSCPSCPNPCQANHNVSIPEAMDGFSRGAVTFHCPLTEGTVGFHMKLLKGRNREELCSFYAEHRKEKSSTESCNPVFSDNQVSFELRNSSTEVDTYICCLESLVPTYSCCVTRETNLYLYIHNPQSQDSKECFLSEFTSWTLVVLTACSTVSFICCFLFCCLRVTVFQHSAHSCDYNNEYMSMAAVMPKEKSRREQLRKPVPI